Proteins from one Polymorphobacter megasporae genomic window:
- a CDS encoding alpha/beta fold hydrolase, translated as MLRFSCLTWRISARTLIVFWRTPVVSMLLIGCSNTAAAQTTVAGMVHTPAVDLAYETEGNNLTLPPVVAVNGGPGLTHAYMVRNDLWTRLSKHRKVVFYDQRGNGRSTRVAMNAPQTLDAQVADLEALRISLRAERIDLLGDSFGGLIVLAYTLAYPTHVQHLIVSDGLPGWKAIVHPLPDVFPDFENQEATNRKSIPDGRTSQDRAFRVHIRECFYSPEKADQYLASFHDLGLDASINEKVSAATQDVDLTSQLHNIKVPTLILTGRFDMNVAPITAWRMAHAIPGAQLRIFEHSGHLPSYEEPKEYFKRVSDFLSQ; from the coding sequence ATGCTGCGATTTTCATGTTTGACTTGGCGTATTTCCGCGCGGACGCTGATTGTATTCTGGCGTACCCCAGTCGTATCGATGCTGCTGATCGGTTGCTCTAACACGGCCGCCGCGCAAACCACAGTGGCTGGCATGGTTCATACGCCCGCCGTCGACCTTGCCTATGAAACGGAAGGTAACAATCTCACGTTGCCCCCCGTGGTTGCGGTCAATGGCGGACCCGGGTTGACCCACGCCTACATGGTTCGGAACGATCTCTGGACGCGATTGTCGAAACATCGAAAGGTCGTGTTCTACGACCAGCGCGGCAATGGCCGCTCGACGCGAGTGGCGATGAACGCGCCGCAAACGTTGGACGCGCAAGTTGCCGATCTGGAAGCCCTGCGGATATCGCTCCGAGCAGAGAGAATCGATCTCCTGGGCGATTCGTTCGGCGGCCTGATTGTGCTGGCCTACACCCTTGCGTATCCGACCCATGTTCAACACCTGATCGTCAGCGACGGACTTCCCGGCTGGAAAGCCATAGTCCATCCGCTACCAGATGTTTTTCCTGACTTTGAGAATCAAGAAGCGACCAACCGCAAAAGTATACCAGACGGCAGGACATCCCAAGACCGCGCCTTTCGCGTGCATATTCGCGAGTGCTTCTACAGCCCCGAGAAGGCTGACCAGTATCTAGCGAGTTTTCACGACTTGGGCCTCGACGCCAGCATAAATGAGAAAGTGAGTGCCGCAACGCAAGACGTCGACCTCACCTCGCAGCTGCATAACATAAAAGTGCCAACGCTGATCTTAACTGGCCGCTTCGATATGAACGTCGCCCCGATCACAGCTTGGCGCATGGCCCATGCCATTCCGGGAGCTCAACTGCGTATCTTTGAGCATAGTGGCCATCTACCTTCTTACGAAGAACCGAAAGAATACTTTAAGCGTGTTTCTGACTTTCTGTCACAATGA
- a CDS encoding amidase: MKLHSLIAGGVMLAAALPAAAYDVAEKSIVQIKADLAAGKVTSVELVRLYRARIAALNPKLHAVIALNPLAASQAQAADAARRSGKPQGPLAGVPILIKDNIESADPMPTTAGSLALAKNMPGRDAPLVAKLRASGAIILGKTNLSEWANIRSTHSISGWSAVGGQARNPYAFDRNTCGSSAGSGAAGAASLAAAAVGTETDGSVTCPAAINGLVGLKPTVGAISRTYVVPISHSQDTPGPMARSVTDTALLFGAMAGSDPADPATARADAIGTDFASGLRPDALKGVRVGVLRYAAGFHPATDVAFDAALAKLKQAGAVLVEIAKPPHDKDGEIGRLEQIVLMTELKADIATYLASTKAADVPSRTLADLIAFNTAHAATEMPLFGQELFEIAEQTKGLADPAYLKAEAEAHRLAGPEGIDKLLADNKVSVLVAPTLGPAWLIDPVLGDHFAGGGAGSPPAVAGYPHLTVPMGLANGLPVGLSFIGTAWSDAALLRYGYAYEQAAQARRPPRYLSTIDYGIKALNRAASEM; this comes from the coding sequence CGCTCATCGCCGGCGGCGTCATGCTCGCCGCCGCCCTGCCCGCCGCGGCGTACGACGTCGCCGAGAAGTCGATCGTCCAGATCAAGGCCGACCTCGCCGCGGGCAAGGTCACCTCGGTCGAGCTCGTCCGGCTGTACCGCGCGCGGATCGCCGCGCTCAATCCTAAGCTGCACGCCGTCATCGCGCTCAACCCGCTCGCCGCGAGCCAGGCGCAGGCCGCCGACGCGGCGCGGCGATCGGGCAAGCCGCAGGGTCCGCTCGCCGGGGTGCCGATCCTGATCAAGGACAACATCGAGAGCGCCGACCCGATGCCGACGACCGCGGGGTCGCTCGCGCTGGCGAAGAACATGCCGGGTCGCGACGCGCCGCTGGTGGCGAAGTTGCGCGCGAGCGGAGCGATCATCCTCGGCAAGACCAACCTGTCCGAATGGGCCAACATCCGCTCGACGCACTCGATCAGCGGGTGGAGCGCGGTCGGCGGGCAGGCGCGCAACCCCTACGCCTTCGACCGCAACACCTGCGGATCGAGCGCGGGATCGGGCGCGGCCGGCGCCGCGAGCCTCGCCGCCGCCGCGGTCGGGACCGAGACCGACGGCTCGGTCACGTGCCCGGCGGCGATCAACGGGCTGGTGGGATTAAAGCCGACCGTCGGCGCGATCTCGCGGACCTATGTCGTCCCGATCAGCCACAGCCAGGACACGCCCGGTCCGATGGCGCGGAGCGTCACCGACACGGCCTTGCTGTTCGGTGCGATGGCGGGGAGCGATCCCGCCGACCCCGCCACTGCGCGCGCCGACGCGATCGGCACCGACTTCGCGAGCGGGCTGCGCCCCGACGCGCTCAAGGGCGTCCGCGTCGGCGTGTTGCGCTACGCCGCGGGCTTCCACCCGGCGACCGATGTCGCCTTCGACGCGGCGCTGGCGAAGCTGAAACAGGCGGGGGCGGTGCTCGTCGAGATCGCCAAGCCGCCGCACGACAAGGACGGCGAGATCGGCCGCCTCGAGCAGATCGTGCTGATGACCGAGCTAAAGGCCGACATCGCGACCTACCTCGCCTCGACCAAGGCTGCCGACGTGCCGAGCCGGACGCTCGCCGACCTGATCGCCTTCAACACCGCGCACGCCGCGACCGAAATGCCGCTGTTCGGGCAGGAATTGTTCGAGATCGCCGAGCAGACCAAGGGCCTCGCCGACCCCGCCTACCTCAAGGCCGAGGCCGAGGCGCACCGCCTCGCGGGGCCCGAGGGGATCGACAAATTGCTCGCCGACAACAAGGTTTCGGTCCTCGTCGCGCCGACGCTCGGGCCGGCGTGGCTGATCGATCCGGTGCTTGGCGATCACTTCGCCGGCGGCGGCGCAGGGTCGCCGCCAGCGGTCGCGGGCTATCCGCATCTGACCGTGCCGATGGGGCTGGCGAACGGCCTGCCGGTTGGGCTCTCGTTCATCGGGACGGCGTGGAGCGACGCCGCACTGCTCCGCTACGGCTATGCCTATGAGCAGGCCGCGCAGGCACGCCGCCCGCCGCGCTATCTGTCGACGATCGATTACGGCATCAAGGCATTAAATCGAGCGGCGAGCGAGATGTAG